From Vicia villosa cultivar HV-30 ecotype Madison, WI unplaced genomic scaffold, Vvil1.0 ctg.002361F_1_1, whole genome shotgun sequence, the proteins below share one genomic window:
- the LOC131638656 gene encoding uncharacterized protein LOC131638656 yields MNGSNLNTKLLVLDGKNWNRWMIQMRVLFRAQDVLDLVTEGYVPVAVDATEEEKVAQRETRKRDQKELLFGKKGRKSEEANIVRGDSDDEPVLLMAYESDEELVSLSFSNAEGEEDSSEYSEGVFLYDSESEDDIEDYEDESESEVSEEVSELEDDSEAEDKLEREGSEEESEDELESHGDSASEGESERENSDDDPKSGGDHTFGRENSDDVESRGQASKDDNVFGVNHDVEGGTSEVSSLFV; encoded by the exons atgaatGGAAGCAATTTGAATACCAAACTCCTAGTTCTTGATGGCAaaaactggaacagatggatgattcaaatgcgtgtattatttcgTGCTCAAGATGtgctagatcttgtcactgaaggatatgttccggttgcagtAGATGCAACGGAAGAAGAAAAGGTAGCGCAGAGAGAAACGAGGAAGAGAGATCAGAAAgaatt ACTGTTTGGCAAAAAAGGAAgaaaatcagaagaagcaaatatagttAGAGGTgattcagatgatgaacctgtgctattaatGGCTTATGAATCTGATGAGGAACTTGTGAGTTTGTCGTTTTCTAATGCTGAAGGGGAAGAAGATAGCTCTGAATACTCTGAAGGAGTGTTTTTATATGATTCAGAGTCAGAAGATGACATTGAAGATTATGAAGATGAATCAGAATCTGAGGTTTCGGAAGAAGTGTCAGAGTTAGAAGATGACTCTGAAGCTGAAGACAAGTTAGAACGTGAAGGTTCTGAagaagaatcagaagatgagttagaatctCATGGAGATTCTGCTTCTGAAGgggagtcagaacgtgaaa attctgatgatgatccaaaATCTGGTGGTGATCATACttttggaagggaaaactctgatgATGTGGAGTCTAGAGGACAAGCTTCCAAAGATGATAATGTTTTTGGTGTTAATCATGACGTTGAAGGTGGAACTTCAGAAG TTTCAAGTTtatttgtgtga